The window ATGCTCAGCAGTCTACCCGCTGGACTTTTCACCTTCCTTCtaatatatgttttttatttactatttttgGAGCCCATGAGTCTTATCCCTTGCAGGGAGTTCAGATGTATATGGTCTATGCTTACTTTGAAGACTTAGGTCTGCAGCAAGACATTTTTCTCTCAAATGATTAGTTCATGAATGTGTGTGCACATGGGCAAGCATCTGCATGGATGCACAAGTTTCTGCACGGCTGCATGCGACTCACAAGTAGTGCGTACACGTACGGAAATTTTAAGGCTCATGCTACATTCATAAGTAGGTGCATGTGACTCATTTGTTAATTGTTTACTGTAAGCTATAGCTTCAATGGAAAATATTAAGGCTTATGCAACATGATTTTCTTCGGGTGAGGTTGGAACTAGAGCATATTTTTGTCCCTACTTGGGCCTTAGCTTCAAGCCtaaattctttttcctctGTCTAGCAGACATCTCAAAGcttaccttttctttctttcttttagaATATGATTGAAAAATTTGTGATTAAGCTTATGCTAGAATGTCTTTGCATAGGGAGGGCTGCACCTTCTATAGTTTCTTGTTTTAGCTTTTTGTCTTGGGTAAAAGTATTCAGTAAAACACTCATTTTTCTCAGGTTCCATGTTTATGGTCTATATGAAGTGAAGGTCTTTGGTGATGGAAATTGTCAAATGGTTAAATTTAATCTCTCATTTATTTATCTCAACTATAGTCAAGCTTTATGACTAGTTATTCAAATCACATCACCTTGCTTTGCAGTTTTGTGCACTTTCAGACCAGATGAACAAATCCCCGGAGTATCACAAACATGTACTTAAATAGGTACAGTGTCTTTGTGGCTTGAGAATATTTTATGTGTAACTAAATCTCGGGCCCGTATTTCTAATCATTGAGATCATGGTGCGACCTTTCACAAGCGCATTGGTGTTTAGTTCACAATAGGAGATCTATGTATTCTAGGAGAAGATATTAACTTCATAACTTTATATGGTAGTCCCAGAGAAAACTAGTATAAAACCCAGTAGAAAATTTAACATCTCATGATCATTTGTATGCATCTctaaattgttaattttatctGTTCTCTTTACGAACAGCACCACTCTTCTTCTTGGTCTTCGGTAGTGGCTGTCTCAAGAATAATGGCAAAATGTCTTTGCAGCAGCTTCTTCCAGCTCCATCCTCAACCCATATCTTATTTCATTTAGTTTGCCTTGTTAATTGCTTGTAAAATAAGTAATACAAAGTGTTGAATTCTGTTCTGTCCTGCACATTTTGCTCAAGATTGAGAACACAATTATGGGCTATGGGCTGGCTGCTTAATCATTCCTTGCAGATTATCTGTTTCTCTTCATTAAAGATTTCTCGTTGTCTATTTCCTTCTCATAAAtcacttttttaataaatatattttttaactatATTGTCGAAGGCACCCCCTTTCTTTTTGGTATTGTTACTTGCGTCAtggtcttttgtttttgttgtcaattaaaaaagaaaaaagaacatcCCTCTTTCTGTTTAAATGAAGTTTTATTTCCCAGCTAAGTGTGAAAAGAGGATGGTCCTGATAGTAAAATCGAACGGCTAATACCTTTGAGTATGTTATTTCATGTTACCCTTGTCTTCTCATATATAAATGGATGCGATTGCGTCTTCATTTCACCATTAGCGATGATATCAAGCTGCTAAACATCTTTCTTTCACTATTACTATACCTGTCTCCACATTTTCTGTTACACATCTCTCTTCAGTTCTCATTTAAATGTTTtgtttaaataaactttttagAATCTGTTTTAATGTGGAATTGCCATTTCCAAATGTCTTTGACTTTCTCTTGTGCCTGATAGAAACGTTACATAGGGTTTTAAGATTCCATATATCTGCTCTTCGCAAACAACAGACAGCAATTTTCTTCTGTTTCTTCTACTTTACACCTTGTTTCATAATTCTAATTCTGCCATTTAGGTCATTTTAACCAACTTAAATCATGGAAGATGGAGATAGGGATGCTTCTTGCAAAACTTCAGCTTTACAAATAGATATTCATCAAGGGATCAGCAATTATACATCACTGTTGacttgataaattttttttctgttaattCTTGCAGCGTATTCCTCTCACCTGGGCAATCTTATTTTGCTTTATATAGCTGCATTTCTTtaccttatttttcttttattgtctGTATTTGTAATTAAGCTATTAATTACTGTTTTCTGTTATGTTTCATTGTTGGTTTTTGTGTTAAGTTTGTTCAATTTGCAAGCCTTTAGCTTTGCATTTTGAGTGACCATTTTTGTTGTAGGATTTGATTAATTACAAACCTTTCATGacattgtttttcttcttctggtTTGCTTCTTGGTACTATAAGCTCAACTTATCTATTTACTGCATTGAGTGTTGCATCTATTATGCAGATAATTATGTTAAAAAGAGTTCTACGGAACAGAGAGATGCTCTGGCTGAGGAACCTAAATGTGTTATTTGTGGCCGCTATGGTGAGTATGTATGCGATGAGACTGATGATGATATTTGCAGCTTGGAATGTAAACAAACTCTACTCTCTGGGATTGCTAACTCCTTGTTGCCAGTTGGTCCCTCCTCTACTCAAAGATTACCTGCTACTGATGAGTGCTTTTATGTAAGAGATTCTGTTGATAAATCAGGGTTTCAATTTTTAACTGGTGATCAAGCTGAATTGCTTAGAAAGAAACTTGAAATCCACGTCAAGGGAGATGTGATTCCTGCTCCCATTGTGGCATTTTCTTCCTGTGCTCTTCCTCAGAAGCTCCTACAAAATATAGAAACTGCTGGATATGGCATGCCCACACCTGTCCAGATGCAAGTAATCCCAGCTGCTTTAGATGGCAAAAGCTTGCTTGTTTCAGCTGACACAGGCTCAGGGAAAACTGCTTCCTTTCTGATTCCTATTATTTCTCATTGTGCAAATTTTCGCCGTAGCAACTTCTCAAATCACAAAAAGCCAATAGCAGTGGTTCTAACACCAACTAGAGAGCTGTGTATCCAAGTTGAGGACAATGCTAAGTTGCTTGGAAAAGGTTTGCCATTCAAAACTGCACTTGTGGTTGGTGGAGATCCGATGGCTAGACAACTCTACCGCATTCAGCAAGGAGTGGAACTCATTATTGGAACACCAGGCAGGCTTATTGATCTTTTAACAAAGCATGATGTAGAACTAAATGATGTAAAGATATTTGGTCTGGATGAAGTGGACTGCATTCTTCAAAGGGGCTTCCGAGACCAGGTGATGCAGATTTTTAGGGCTCTATCACAACCACAGGTATTGATGTATTCGGCAACAATTTCACAAGATATAGAGAAAATAGCAAGTTTTATGGCAAAAGATGTTACTGTTTTTTCTATTGGCAAGCCTAACAGGCCAAATAAGGCTGTGAAGCAGCTACCTATCTGGGttgagtcaaataaaaaaaagcaaaagcttTTTGACATATTGAGGAGCAAACATTTTACACCACCTATTGTGGTCTATGTGGGTTCCAGAGTTGGGGCAGATCTCCTATCTAATGCAATTACTGTCTCCACTGGAATTAAAGCTTTGTCACTTCATGGGGAGAAGTCCATGAATgaaaggagagaaatattgaGGTTGTTTTTAGTTGGAGAAGTTTCAGTAATTGTGTCCACTGGAGTATTGGGTCGTGGAATTGATTTTTTAGGTGTGAGACAGGTCATAGTGTTTGATATGCCCAGTTCCATTAAGGAGTATGTCCATCAGATTGGGAGGGCATCTAGACTAGGGGAGGAGGGTACGGCTATTGTTTTTGTGAACGAGGAGAATAAGAATTTGTTTCCAGAGTTGGttgatattttaaaatcttcTGGGGCAGTTATTCCTCAAGAACTTAGTAATTCACGATATACAGTTGTTTCTTTTCCGTCAGGCAAAGGCAAGGGCTTTAAAAAACGAAAGTATGGTTGCTGAAGTTGTGGCGCCTTTGGTTtgtcagtgtaattcattcagTTCAGTTGAGAGTCTTGGAAATATTTAGTAGCAACCCACCATTCTTACAGTTGGTTTTAAGAAGCCAAAAATGCAAAAAGGTTTTGCTTTGACCCGATTGTACAAGTGGGTTTGTTAGTTTGAAGTAGTTGATAAAATATGGCTCTTCTTCAAAGTGAGGAGTGAGGGCAGGTGTGTAACGGCACATTGGTACCGCAGCCTGGACGAAATGGTGTTGGATCAAGTTAGAACTTGATCTTGTTTGTGCAATGCTATGACTAAGCGGTATGTCTGTCTTCAGTTGAGGAAGGTTCACATAGATGATTCTTAAGATTCAAAAGTAGAAATCCTAACAAGACATTCACACGTTGAACTACTGAATTGCAGTTCGAGCAAAAGCtgtatattttcttttgtttacaGAGCTTTGCCCTGAATGCGTATTGACGAAAGCAATGGCATATTCTTTGCTCCATGCTTCCCTTATTGTAACTGATGGTGTGAAATAATTTACCGGCTGGATCCTTAATGGCTGAAGTCCAGATATGTTGAAAAACTGGAAAGAAGGAAGGTCTGGTTGCTATATGAATAATGAGGACTAATatacttaataaataataatttagctGAAACAGGATGCTGTATCGAACAGGTTCCGGAAGATGTATGGCGATATGGTCCGGATAGTGTATATGTCATGTGTCAAGACTTAAGCTCAACTAGAGAGCACAACTtgatcttaaattttaaaatctgaGCTTAA is drawn from Theobroma cacao cultivar B97-61/B2 chromosome 4, Criollo_cocoa_genome_V2, whole genome shotgun sequence and contains these coding sequences:
- the LOC18601176 gene encoding DEAD-box ATP-dependent RNA helicase 41, with amino-acid sequence MEDGDRNASCRNLALQKDVHQGIDNYVKKSSTEQRDALAEEPKCVICGRYGEYVCDETDDDICSLECKQTLLSGIANSLLPVGPSSTQRLPATDECFYVRDSVDKSGFQFLTGDQAELLRKKLEIHVKGDVIPAPIVAFSSCALPQKLLQNIETAGYGMPTPVQMQVIPAALDGKSLLVSADTGSGKTASFLIPIISHCANFRRSNFSNHKKPIAVVLTPTRELCIQVEDNAKLLGKGLPFKTALVVGGDPMARQLYRIQQGVELIIGTPGRLIDLLTKHDVELNDVKIFGLDEVDCILQRGFRDQVMQIFRALSQPQVLMYSATISQDIEKIASFMAKDVTVFSIGKPNRPNKAVKQLPIWVESNKKKQKLFDILRSKHFTPPIVVYVGSRVGADLLSNAITVSTGIKALSLHGEKSMNERREILRLFLVGEVSVIVSTGVLGRGIDFLGVRQVIVFDMPSSIKEYVHQIGRASRLGEEGTAIVFVNEENKNLFPELVDILKSSGAVIPQELSNSRYTVVSFPSGKGKGFKKRKYGC